The Armatimonadota bacterium DNA window ATAATACCATTATTGTCATCACAGTAAGACCGCACACTCATGACTAACTGCTTCATATTACTGCAACACTGAGTCTGTCTTGCTTTCTCCTTAGCATTTGAAATGACAGGAAACAATATCGCAGCCAGTATTGCGATGATGGCAATAACGACCAGCAGCTCAATCAGCGTGAACCCTTTTTCTCTCATAACAATCAACTCCTTGCAAAAATACCGCAGAAACCACTCATCAGCTTGCTGAATGCCTACTACACTGACTAGATTGCACTCATCTATTGTATTATGACCCAGTTGTGTATGATTGTCAATGATACATATGCACAATTCATGTTATTCGCGGTTCCTCGCACATCACTCACAGGTTTCATACATCGGTGACAGGGTATACATATTATGTGCAGATTTAAGTGAGGCGAGTTACAATGGTAGATAGGGAACCATCGCCGGAAGGCTATATGCATAGGTGTACATACTGCGGCAAACCGATTCTCGAAGATGAATTGGTATTAGCTGTTCCAGAAGAAGGATCAGAAGCGATATCGTTTTGCAGCCAAGAGTGCGCAGACACGTATTTATCATTACACAGGGAGAGCGAAGAGGAAGATATATTCAGAGCCGGTGCAACATAGAGCTGACCCGAGAAAGGGCTCGCCCTGCCTGACCACAAGCCCCGCAGCCGATTGACTGCGGGGCTTTACTCTGTTTACCTGCGGCTATGCGCTTAATCCATCGTCATTTCAATTATGACACTGCGTTCTCCGCGCTGCACTACGACTATCGACGTGTCACCATTCTTGAGCTTGCTTACTGCTTTTGCGAATGACGCAACGCTGGTGATGGGAGTATCATCGATCTCCGTGATAACATCCTTGACAGCAAAGCCTGCGCGCTCGGCGGGTGTGCCCGGCTCCACTTTACGAACCACAACTCCCTGAATATCCTTGTCAACACCGATTGAAGACGCAATCTCGGGGGTCAGCGGCTGGACAGTAAGGCCTGTCTTGACCGAATCTTCATCGGAGGTCGATGCGCCATCCAATTTGTCTGGGACTTCACCGACCTTCACGGTCAGTGTCTTCTCGGCTTTTTCGCGGATCACAGTCACCTTAACACTTGTATTGGGCGCTATAGTCTCGACTGCATGCCTTAGCTCTGCCGCATTATTGGTCCGCTTGCCGTTCACGCTTGTTATTACATCTTTTACCTTGATGCCGCCCTTGGCTGCGGGAGAATCACTCTGGATATCCTCAACAAGCACGCCGTCTTTTGCCCCAAGCTTTTCGGATAGTGTGGAAGTAAGGTCTTTCATACTGACTCCCAGGTATCCTCTGACCACTTTGCCCTTTTCGATAAGTTGAGCCATAACAAACTTCGCGGTATTGGCCGGAATCGCGAAACCAATACCGACATTGCCGCCCGATGTGGAATAAATAGCGCCATTGATTCCCATCACCTTGCCGTCGAGATCGACCAATGGACCGCCGGAGTTGCCCGGATTGATTGAGGCATCAGTCTGGATTATCTCAGGATACGGCAGATCCTCCTGTGAATTGGCTCCCTCAACTTCTTTGCGGATAGCGCTCACAACACCCACAGTCATAGTGTTTCTTAGTTTGAAC harbors:
- a CDS encoding Do family serine endopeptidase, with product MRTAFSKALKQPNILVVCVLSVALGFSLAANYYHHSSAPAIAATKDAAMSDWRTAFEDVADKVGPSVVYITREKTVEVRDPFAGFDNLFNLSPFSIPRQSQETQKQTQIASGSGIIVRSDGYILTNSHVVADADRVTVKLLDGREFKGKVFLDPRTDLALVKIDAKDLPAAQFADSDKVKVGQWAVAMGAPFKLRNTMTVGVVSAIRKEVEGANSQEDLPYPEIIQTDASINPGNSGGPLVDLDGKVMGINGAIYSTSGGNVGIGFAIPANTAKFVMAQLIEKGKVVRGYLGVSMKDLTSTLSEKLGAKDGVLVEDIQSDSPAAKGGIKVKDVITSVNGKRTNNAAELRHAVETIAPNTSVKVTVIREKAEKTLTVKVGEVPDKLDGASTSDEDSVKTGLTVQPLTPEIASSIGVDKDIQGVVVRKVEPGTPAERAGFAVKDVITEIDDTPITSVASFAKAVSKLKNGDTSIVVVQRGERSVIIEMTMD